A region of the Candidatus Kuenenbacteria bacterium HGW-Kuenenbacteria-1 genome:
TTCGCAAATGGGACTTTGTAAAAATATATTCCGTTTGCCAATGTGTCCTATTAGCGCAAAAAATGCGGAAATTATTGGCAAAGTGTTGTTAGATTTAAAATTAATATAATTAAATTTAAATTAATTTATATTTTTTATGAAGATAATTTTATTTGGTGCGCAAGGATCTGGTAAAGGGACTCAAGCTGAATTATTGGCTAAAAAGTTTAACATTCCAGCAATATCTACCGGGGTTATTTATCGTCAAGAAATCGCAAGAAAAACCAAATTAGGAAAAATTGCTGTAGAATATTTAAATAAAGGAAAATTAGCTCCTAGTAATTTAACTAATGAAGTAATGGAAAAACGTTTAAAAAAATCTGATTGTAAAAAAGGATTTATTTTAGATGGTTATCCTAGAGATTTAATTCAGGCTCAATTTTTAGATAAAATATCAAAAATGGATTATGTAATTGAAATTGTTTTATCTGATA
Encoded here:
- a CDS encoding adenylate kinase (essential enzyme that recycles AMP in active cells; converts ATP and AMP to two molecules of ADP): MKIILFGAQGSGKGTQAELLAKKFNIPAISTGVIYRQEIARKTKLGKIAVEYLNKGKLAPSNLTNEVMEKRLKKSDCKKGFILDGYPRDLIQAQFLDKISKMDYVIEIVLSDKECLKRFFGRQNCICGAVYHLKFNLPKKKGVCNKCGKELFIREDEKPEAIKKRLQIYHQETKPLLKEYQKMGILIKINGNQNIKDVYKEIISNIKI